AAAGATTCTCGTGAGGCCGCTCAAGTCGTGATCGAACTACCGGAACGCGCTGCGAAGCCGGTCAAAGAAGGACACGCCGTGCTCGGAGTAGGTTTCATTACCCGTCGCCGCCTCGAACTTCTCCAGCAGGTCGCGCTGCTCGTGCGAGAGCTTTGTCGGGACCATCACGTCCACGACCACCTTGAGGTCGCCGCGTCCACGCCGCTGCAGCCGCGGCATTCCCCTGCCGGGCAGCTTGAGCGTCGTACCGGGCTGGGTTCCGGCCTCGATGCGAAGCGGCTCCGCCCCGTCGAGCGTCGGGACTTCGACTTCGCACCCGAGCGCGGCCTTCACAAAGTTGACCCTCGTGCGGTAGAGAAGGTCGTCTCCGTCGCGCATGAGCTCGGCGTGTTCGGCGACGCGGATGTCCAGGTAAAGATCTCCGGGCGGCGCGCCGGGGTCGCCGTCGTGTCCGGCCCCGGAGACGCGCAGGCGCATCCCGTCTTCGATGCCCGCCGGAACCTTGATGGTCCGCTCCACAACTCGTGAGACTTTCCCGCTCCCCCGACACTCCGAACACGCAACGTCTATGACCTCGCCCGTCCCCCGACAGTCCGGACAGGCTCCCTGACTGACCATCTGGCCGAGCATCGTGTTCCTGACCGTCCGTACGGCCCCGACCCCGTCGCAGGTCGAGCAGCGGTGCGTCTTTTCGCCGCCGGAGCCGGCGCACCGGCCGCAATTGCCGACGACCTGCACCTTTATCTCCCGCTCGACCCCAAAGGCCGCCTCCGAGAGGTCTATCTCAACGGCGACCTCAGCGTCGCGACCGCGAACGACGCGCCTGCCGCCGCCCCCGCCGAACATCGAATCCCCGAAACCGCCGCCACCGAAGCCGCTGTTCCCGAAGAACATCTCGAAGATGTCCTGAACACCGCCCTGACCGAACGGGTCGCCGTTGGCTCCACCGCCGCCGCGCGGGATGTTGTGTCCGTAGGTGTCGTAAGCCTGGCGGGCCTGATCGTTTGAAAGAACCTCGTACGCCTCGGTGAGTTCCTTGAAACGATCCTCCGCACCGGGGTCTTCCGGGTTGGCGTCCGGATGATGCGTCCGGGCTAGCCTGCGGTAGGACTTCTTTATCTCCTGCGCCGAAGCCTCGCGGGACACGCCGAGAACTTCATAGTAATCCCGTTTCGTCTGTGACAATGTATTAAGCCTTTGAGTTGTTGGAGAGATACTGGTTGAGCGTCTGGGCCGCCGAGCGGACGGTTGTTATGGCGGCGTCGTAGTCCATGCGTTTCGGCCCGATAAGGCTGACGACGCCGTAGGGCCGCTCGGGGCCGCTGTACGCCGCCGCGACCAGGCTTGTTCCGCCGAGGCTCTGGAACATATTCTCCGCGCCGATAGAGACGATTATGCCGCTCCGGGCCATCACCGACCGCTGGAGCGCGTCGCCCATCAGGCGCAGAAGCCAGCGCCTGCGCTCGAATATCTCGACCACGGCTGCGACCGCCTCCGGG
This sequence is a window from Rubrobacter indicoceani. Protein-coding genes within it:
- the dnaJ gene encoding molecular chaperone DnaJ; its protein translation is MSQTKRDYYEVLGVSREASAQEIKKSYRRLARTHHPDANPEDPGAEDRFKELTEAYEVLSNDQARQAYDTYGHNIPRGGGGANGDPFGQGGVQDIFEMFFGNSGFGGGGFGDSMFGGGGGRRVVRGRDAEVAVEIDLSEAAFGVEREIKVQVVGNCGRCAGSGGEKTHRCSTCDGVGAVRTVRNTMLGQMVSQGACPDCRGTGEVIDVACSECRGSGKVSRVVERTIKVPAGIEDGMRLRVSGAGHDGDPGAPPGDLYLDIRVAEHAELMRDGDDLLYRTRVNFVKAALGCEVEVPTLDGAEPLRIEAGTQPGTTLKLPGRGMPRLQRRGRGDLKVVVDVMVPTKLSHEQRDLLEKFEAATGNETYSEHGVSFFDRLRSAFR